From Camarhynchus parvulus chromosome 22, STF_HiC, whole genome shotgun sequence, a single genomic window includes:
- the LOC115912532 gene encoding fumarylacetoacetate hydrolase domain-containing protein 2-like: MRGALRLVRFRGAAGGGPRLGLEEAPGGDLVDLSAAEPELPRSMREFLEIGPRGLELAQRALRSGQHRVPRGAARLLAPVGDPQKVICVGLNYHDHCREQAAKVPREPLIFSKFPSAIAGPFDDIVHPQDTSELDWEVELAAVIGKRGRHIEESVALEHVLGFTVANDVSARDWQRRNGRQWLLSKTFDTFCPLGPAIVTREAVPDVHNLWIRCSVNGQRMQDSNTRHLIFGVPALVAWVSRFVTLVPGDVLLTGTPAGVGLFRQPPVFLKPGDEVQCEIEELGTICNRVV, encoded by the exons ATGCGCGGGGCGCTGCGCCTGGTGCGGTTCCGGGGGGCCGCGGGCGGGGGGCCCCGGCTCGGCCTGGAGGAGGCGCCCGGGGGGGACCTGGTGGATCTGAGCGCGGCCGAGCCGGAGCTGCCCCGGTCCATGCGGGAATTCCTGGAGATCGGCCCCCGCGGGCTGGAGCTCGCCCAGAG ggCGCTGCGCTCGGGGCAGCACCGCGTGCCCCGGGGGGCTGCGCGGCTGCTGGCGCCCGTGGGGGACCCGCAGAAGGTGATCTGCGTGGGGCTCAACTACCACGACCACTGCCGCGAGCAGGCGGCCAAGGTCCCCAGGGAGCCCCTCATCTTCAGCAAGTTCCCCAGCGCCATCGCCGGGCCCTTCGATGACATCGTGCACCCGCAGGACACCAGC GAGCTCGACTGGGAGGTGGAGCTGGCTGCCGTCATCGGGAAGAGGGGGCGGCACATCGAG gagtCGGTGGCCCTGGAGCACGTGCTGGGTTTCACGGTGGCCAACGACGTGAGCGCCCGGGACTGGCAGAGGCGCAACGGGCGGCAGTGGCTGCTGAGCAAAACCTTCGACACCTTCTGTCCCCTGGGGCCGGCCATTGTCACCAGGGAGGCGGTGCCAG ATGTGCACAACCTCTGGATCCGCTGCAGCGTCAACGGGCAGCGCATGCAGGACAGCAACACCCGGCACCTCATCTTCGGGGTGCCCGCCCTCGTGGCCTGGGTGTCCCG gttTGTGACACTGGTCCCTGGGGACGTCCTGCTGACGGGGACCCCCGCGGGAGTGGGGCTCTTTCGCCAACCGCCCGTTTTCCTGAAG CCCGGTGACGAGGTGCAGTGTGAGATTGAGGAGCTGGGCACCATCTGCAACAGGGTGGTGTGA